One part of the Vitis riparia cultivar Riparia Gloire de Montpellier isolate 1030 chromosome 8, EGFV_Vit.rip_1.0, whole genome shotgun sequence genome encodes these proteins:
- the LOC117919800 gene encoding uncharacterized protein LOC117919800 produces MAETDMKEVLKPFHQRASEAEDRLSKLEAALSSTKDSGNEELLKMISDLQSKLQHAEAEQISEREKAQKDIQKLTVENAKLQYRVTHLVRALKEADCKLEAK; encoded by the exons ATGGCGGAAACTGATATGAAAGAGGTGTTGAAACCCTTCCACCAAAGAGCTTCTGAAGCCGAG GACCGCTTGTCAAAACTTGAAGCTGCTCTTTCCAGTACGAAAG ATTCTGGAAATGAGGAACTTTTGAAGATGATTAGTGACCTTCAATCAAAGCTACAACATGCAGAAGCTGAACAAATTTCAGAACGGGAAAAG GCTCAGAAAGATATTCAAAAGCTTACAGTGGAAAATGCTAAACTCCAGTATCGTGTAACCCATCTTGTCCGGGCATTGAAGGAGGCTGACTGCAAGTTGGAGGCCAAGTGA
- the LOC117920962 gene encoding uncharacterized protein LOC117920962 isoform X1: MDWDLWGPSCSQVAPESSYPMHPGWQCDFYFGYGLDVIEEDALNEKSCVQVLRVLISKADTEIEELEKDLVILQSELAWAENREWSEICSTSLREKINCLDISIQSLKNENERDINVHLLMRREPAERIHEIIKVLLRRYCLENDEQEQRPVIIIKQSSSDTQEHATNLSDEKKKLSDFDSNIINVGRKESSTTIIERFTIFNSSLKPHGTKENCAEMVKAANITIENSGTDTSNQESGCSSENKKFSNSCFKITKEEVQHSSTPTLDIVILESSLKPEGNRGEVDEKAEPSSIVVEDFSLDALEHSNNNSDEKGKQCKLNTKDDPTVTDDYKILISSLKSGGKRKNYQKVVKPRNVVENSNSDAVRCEIGLDGKKKSYKSISRSDVLTQTNSGGADVKPKISNFPLKTVQEKTVNGSKVAASNKIDSAKSSPRPDKKSMTVQEAVISDNEHSAVNSLSELQDQIQKDTTKLHPEEEGKPQAEKIQKAKTLANDQESILCPSLKSPKPKAKRKIQSNQLSVQEAGLPPTEGGLNSSSASKVKRRRKFGISKDNASLKQLLDVKILKNLVLQNSCEDDEPDLTPDDSENSVLLSQKRSIKSLKLPILKELEDSTTYNKLSKLHTDTTDGAGKEDLLIINSCSIDDSHDETIKSLTCPTPRRLSLEKMKLVDLRAMAKQHNMTKYHKLRKDALVQQIAKQLG, encoded by the exons ATGGATTGGGATCTCTGGGGTCCGTCATGTAGCCAAG TTGCACCTGAAAGCAGTTACCCTATGCACCCTGGATGGCAGTGTGACTTTTACTTTGGTTATGGGCTTG ATGTCATAGAAGAAGATGCATTAAATGAGAAATCATGTGTACAAGTCCTGAGGGTATTGATATCAAAGGCAGATACTGAAATTGAAGAGCTGGAAAAAGATCTAGTAATCCTTCAAAGCGAACTAGCCTGGGCTGAAAACAGAGAATGGTCTGAAATATGCTCTACTTCTTTGAGAGAAAAGATCAATTGCCTTGATATTTCAATACAGAgtttaaagaatgaaaatgaacgTGATATTAATGTTCATTTACTAATGCGTAGAGAACCTGCTGAGAGaattcatgaaataataaaGGTTCTACTCAGAAGATACTGCCTAGAGAATGATGAGCAG GAGCAGCGTCCAGTTATTATCATCAAACAGTCAAGCTCAGACACGCAGGAACATGCAACTAACCTTTCAGATGAGAAGAAAAAACTGAGCGACTTTGATTCAAATATCATTAATGTGGGGAGGAAAGAGTCAAGTACTACTATCATAGAACGATTTACAATCTTCAATTCATCTTTGAAGCCTCAtggaacaaaagaaaattgtgCAGAAATGGTTAAG GCTGCAAATATTACCATAGAAAATTCCGGCACAGATACTTCTAATCAAGAATCTGGCTGCTCCAGTGAGAACAAGAAGTTTAGCAATTCTTGtttcaaaattacaaaagaGGAAGTTCAACATAGTTCTACTCCCACTCTTGATATTGTAATCTTAGAATCATCTTTGAAGCCAGAAGGCAACAGGGGAGAAGTAGATGAAAAGGCTGAG CCTTCAAGCATAGTTGTGGAAGATTTTAGTTTGGATGCTTTGGAGCATTCAAATAACAACTCTGATGAGAAGGGAAAACAGTGCAAGCTTAACACAAAAGACGATCCTACTGTTACAGATGATTATAAAATCTTAATTTCTTCTTTGAAGTCTGGAGGGAAGAGAAAAAATTATCAGAAAGTTGTTAAG CCTAGAAATGTTGTGGAGAATTCCAATTCAGATGCTGTAAGATGCGAAATTGGCCTTGATGGGAAGAAAAAGTCATACAAATCTATTTCCAGATCAGATGTTTTGACGCAAACAAATAGTGGGGGTGCTGATGTAAAGCCGAAAATTAGCAACTTTCCTCTGAAAACTGTACAAGAAAAAACTGTCAATGGATCAAAGGTTGCTGCATCCAACAAGATCGATTCTGCAAAATCTTCTCCTAGGCCAGACAAGAAGAGTATGACAGTCCAAGAAGCAGTTATTAGTGATAATGAACACTCTGCTGTAAATTCACTTTCAGAACTGCAAGatcaaatacaaaaagatacTACCAAGCTGCATCCGGAGGAGGAAGGAAAACCACAAGCAGAGAAAATCCAGAAGGCTAAAACTCTTGCTAATGATCAAGAATCCATTTTGTGCCCATCCCTGAAGTCACCAAAACCAAAAGCCAAGAGGAAAATCCAGTCAAATCAGCTAAGTGTCCAAGAAGCAGGCTTACCTCCCACAGAAGGTGGTTTAAATTCATCTTCTGCTTCAAAAGTCAAGAGGAGACGAAAGTTTGGAATCTCTAAAGATAATGCCAGCTTAAAGCAGTTGTTGGATGTCAAGATATTGAAGAATTTAGTTTTGCAAAACAGTTGTGAAGATGATGAACCTGATTTAACCCCTGACGACAGTGAAAATTCAGTTTTGTTGTCACAGAAGAGAAGTATAAAGAGTTTAAAGTTGCCAATCCTTAAGGAGCTTGAAGATTCAACTACTTATAACAAGTTATCAAAATTGCATACAGATACAACTGATGGTGCTGGTAAGGAAGATCTGTTGATCATCAACTCGTGCTCCATTGATGATTCCCATGATGAGACCATAAAATCATTGACTTGTCCAACACCAAGACGACTCAGTTTGGAAAAGATGAAATTAGTCGATCTAAGGGCCATGGCGAAGCAACACAATATGACAAAGTATCATAAGCTTCGAAAGGATGCTCTTGTCCAACAAATAGCTAAACAACTGGGCTGA
- the LOC117920465 gene encoding S-formylglutathione hydrolase isoform X1 gives MEAKPTEISGSKMFGGYNKRFKHFSPTLGCSMTFHVYFPPLPSPSHKFPVLYWLSGLSCTDENFIIKSGAQRVASSEGIALVAPDTSPRGLNVEGEADSWDFGVGAGFYLNATQEKWKNWQMYDYVVKELPKVLSENFAQLDTSRASISGHSMGGHGALTIYLKNLDKYKSVSAFAPIVNPMNCPWGQKAFINYLGGNKADWEEYDATCLISKFNDVSATILIDQGEDDKFLHDQLLPHKFEEACKNAKVPLLLRLQPGYDHSYYFIATFIDHHIRHHAQALNMCFKPLHP, from the exons ATGGAGGCGAAACCAACAGAGATAAGCGGCTCTAAGATGTTTGGAGGTTACAATAAGAGATTCAAGCATTTCAGCCCAACCCTCGGCTGTTCCATGACTTTTCACGTTTACTTTCCTCCTCTTCCTTCTCCTTCTCACAAATTCCCT GTACTTTACTGGCTCTCTGGCCTTTCCTGTAcagatgaaaattttataatcaaGTCTGGAGCTCAACGTGTTGCTTCAAGTGAAGGAATTGCTCTAGTTGCCCCTGATACATCACCAA GGGGCCTGAATGTGGAAGGAGAGGCTGACAGCTGGGATTTTGGTGTAG GTGCTGGATTTTATCTTAATGCCACACAAGAGAAGTGGAAGAATTGGCAGATGTATGACTATGTTGTCAAGGAATTGCCCAAAGTTCTGAGTGAAAATTTTGCTCAGCTTGATACATCAAGAGCATCTATATCTGGTCATTCTATGGGCGGGCATGGAGCTCTGACAATCTACCTGAAAAATCTGGACAAGTATAAG TCAGTGTCAGCATTTGCACCAATTGTGAATCCTATGAACTGTCCGTGGGGCCAGAAAGCTTTCATAAACTATCTAGGAGGCAATAAGGCAGATTGGGAG GAATATGATGCAACTTGCCTGATTTCAAAGTTCAATGATGTATCCGCCACCATTCTAATTGATCAA GGGGAGGATGATAAATTCTTGCACGATCAACTGCTACCCCACAAGTTTGAGGAGGCATGCAAGAATGCTAAGGTTCCACTTCTCCTGAGGTTGCAGCCTGGTTATGATCATTCCTACTATTTCATTGCCACCTTCATTGACCATCACATTCGACACCATGCTCAAGCTCTTAATATGTGCTTCAAGCCTCTTCATCCCTAA
- the LOC117919655 gene encoding glycerol-3-phosphate dehydrogenase [NAD(+)] GPDHC1, cytosolic produces MVGSIKVKSQNLHSNGSVQNCAIMEEKLDELRHLLGKAEGDILKIVGVGAGAWGSVFAALLQDNYGQFREKVQIRIWRRPGRTVDKATAEHLFEVINSREDVLRRLIRRCAYLKYVEARLGDRTLLADEILKDGFCLNMIHTPLCPLKVVTNLQEAVWDADIVVNGLPSTETREVFEEINHYWKERITVPIIISLSKGIEAALEPLPHIITPTQMINRATGVAMENILYLGGPNIASEIYNKEYANARICGAEKWRKPLAKFLRLPHFIVWDNSDLVTHEVMGGLKNVYAIGAGMVAALTNESATSKSVYFAHCTSEMIFITHLLAEEPEKLAGPLLADTYVTLLKGRNAWYGQMLAKGELNLDMGDSISGKGMIQGVSAVGAFYELLSQSSLSVLHPEENKPVAPVELCPILKTLYRILITRELASQGILQALRDETLNDPRERIEIAQTHAFYRPSLLGQP; encoded by the exons ATGGTTGGAAGTATTAAGGTCAAGAGTCAGAACTTGCACTCAAACGGGTCTGTTCAGAATTGTGCTATCATGGAGGAGAAGCTTGATGAACTCCGGCATCTTCTTGGAAAGGCTGAAGGGGATATATTGAAGATTGTGGGTGTGGGGGCCGGTgcttggggcagtgtatttgcTGCTTTGCTGCAAGACAACTATGGTCAATTCCGAGAAAAGGTTCAAATCAGGATATGGAGAAGGCCGGGAAGAACAGTGGACAAGGCCACGGCAGAGCATCTGTTTGAAGTCATCAATTCCAGAGAGGATGTGTTGAGGAGGCTGATCCGGCGCTGCGCATACTTAAAGTATGTTGAAGCAAGACTGGGGGATCGGACCCTTCTTGCAGACGAGATTTTGAAAGATGGGTTTTGCTTAAACATGATTCACACACCCCTCTGTCCTTTAAAGGTTGTGACTAACTTGCAGGAGGCTGTTTGGGATGCTGACATTGTGGTCAATGGCTTGCCTTCAACTGAAACCCGGGAAGTGTTTGAAGAGATCAACCATTATTGGAAGGAGAGGATTACAGTTCCCATCATTATTTCTTTGTCAAAGGGTATAGAGGCTGCTCTAGAACCCCTCCCACATATCATCACTCCCACACAAATGATTAACCGAGCAA CTGGTGTAGCTATGGAAAACATTCTTTACCTTGGAGGACCAAACATTGCCTCAGAGATTTACAACAAGGAGTATGCGAATGCTCGAATATGTGGAGCTGAGAAGTGGAGGAAACCTCTTGCCAAGTTTCTGAGGCTACCCCATTTCATTGTATGGGACAACAGTGACCTTGTCACTCATGAAGTTATGGGTGGCTTAAAGAATGTGTATGCCATTGGAGCCG GAATGGTAGCAGCCCTGACCAATGAGAGTGCTACCAGCAAATCTGTATACTTTGCACATTGTACATCAGAGATGATCTTCATTACTCATTTGTTGGCTGAAGAACCCGAAAAGCTTGCGGGGCCTTTGCTGGCTGACACCTATGTGACCCTGTTGAAAGGTCGCAATGCGTGGTATGGCCAAATGTTAGCCAAGGGGGAACTGAACCTGGACATGGGTGATAGCATTAGTGGCAAGGGAATGATTCAG GGAGTCTCTGCAGTGGGAGCATTCTATGAACTACTGAGTCAGTCAAGCTTGAGCGTGTTGCATCCTGAAGAAAACAAGCCTGTGGCTCCTGTTGAGCTCTGCCCCATCTTGAAGACACTATACAGAATTCTAATAACAAG GGAACTTGCATCACAAGGCATTCTTCAAGCATTAAGAGATGAAACCTTGAACGATCCCAGGGAAAGGATTGAGATTGCACAGACTCATGCTTTCTACAGGCCTTCTCTTCTTGGCCAGCCTTAG
- the LOC117920962 gene encoding uncharacterized protein LOC117920962 isoform X2, producing MDWDLWGPSCSQVAPESSYPMHPGWQCDFYFGYGLDVIEEDALNEKSCVQVLRVLISKADTEIEELEKDLVILQSELAWAENREWSEICSTSLREKINCLDISIQSLKNENERDINVHLLMRREPAERIHEIIKVLLRRYCLENDEQRPVIIIKQSSSDTQEHATNLSDEKKKLSDFDSNIINVGRKESSTTIIERFTIFNSSLKPHGTKENCAEMVKAANITIENSGTDTSNQESGCSSENKKFSNSCFKITKEEVQHSSTPTLDIVILESSLKPEGNRGEVDEKAEPSSIVVEDFSLDALEHSNNNSDEKGKQCKLNTKDDPTVTDDYKILISSLKSGGKRKNYQKVVKPRNVVENSNSDAVRCEIGLDGKKKSYKSISRSDVLTQTNSGGADVKPKISNFPLKTVQEKTVNGSKVAASNKIDSAKSSPRPDKKSMTVQEAVISDNEHSAVNSLSELQDQIQKDTTKLHPEEEGKPQAEKIQKAKTLANDQESILCPSLKSPKPKAKRKIQSNQLSVQEAGLPPTEGGLNSSSASKVKRRRKFGISKDNASLKQLLDVKILKNLVLQNSCEDDEPDLTPDDSENSVLLSQKRSIKSLKLPILKELEDSTTYNKLSKLHTDTTDGAGKEDLLIINSCSIDDSHDETIKSLTCPTPRRLSLEKMKLVDLRAMAKQHNMTKYHKLRKDALVQQIAKQLG from the exons ATGGATTGGGATCTCTGGGGTCCGTCATGTAGCCAAG TTGCACCTGAAAGCAGTTACCCTATGCACCCTGGATGGCAGTGTGACTTTTACTTTGGTTATGGGCTTG ATGTCATAGAAGAAGATGCATTAAATGAGAAATCATGTGTACAAGTCCTGAGGGTATTGATATCAAAGGCAGATACTGAAATTGAAGAGCTGGAAAAAGATCTAGTAATCCTTCAAAGCGAACTAGCCTGGGCTGAAAACAGAGAATGGTCTGAAATATGCTCTACTTCTTTGAGAGAAAAGATCAATTGCCTTGATATTTCAATACAGAgtttaaagaatgaaaatgaacgTGATATTAATGTTCATTTACTAATGCGTAGAGAACCTGCTGAGAGaattcatgaaataataaaGGTTCTACTCAGAAGATACTGCCTAGAGAATGATGAGCAG CGTCCAGTTATTATCATCAAACAGTCAAGCTCAGACACGCAGGAACATGCAACTAACCTTTCAGATGAGAAGAAAAAACTGAGCGACTTTGATTCAAATATCATTAATGTGGGGAGGAAAGAGTCAAGTACTACTATCATAGAACGATTTACAATCTTCAATTCATCTTTGAAGCCTCAtggaacaaaagaaaattgtgCAGAAATGGTTAAG GCTGCAAATATTACCATAGAAAATTCCGGCACAGATACTTCTAATCAAGAATCTGGCTGCTCCAGTGAGAACAAGAAGTTTAGCAATTCTTGtttcaaaattacaaaagaGGAAGTTCAACATAGTTCTACTCCCACTCTTGATATTGTAATCTTAGAATCATCTTTGAAGCCAGAAGGCAACAGGGGAGAAGTAGATGAAAAGGCTGAG CCTTCAAGCATAGTTGTGGAAGATTTTAGTTTGGATGCTTTGGAGCATTCAAATAACAACTCTGATGAGAAGGGAAAACAGTGCAAGCTTAACACAAAAGACGATCCTACTGTTACAGATGATTATAAAATCTTAATTTCTTCTTTGAAGTCTGGAGGGAAGAGAAAAAATTATCAGAAAGTTGTTAAG CCTAGAAATGTTGTGGAGAATTCCAATTCAGATGCTGTAAGATGCGAAATTGGCCTTGATGGGAAGAAAAAGTCATACAAATCTATTTCCAGATCAGATGTTTTGACGCAAACAAATAGTGGGGGTGCTGATGTAAAGCCGAAAATTAGCAACTTTCCTCTGAAAACTGTACAAGAAAAAACTGTCAATGGATCAAAGGTTGCTGCATCCAACAAGATCGATTCTGCAAAATCTTCTCCTAGGCCAGACAAGAAGAGTATGACAGTCCAAGAAGCAGTTATTAGTGATAATGAACACTCTGCTGTAAATTCACTTTCAGAACTGCAAGatcaaatacaaaaagatacTACCAAGCTGCATCCGGAGGAGGAAGGAAAACCACAAGCAGAGAAAATCCAGAAGGCTAAAACTCTTGCTAATGATCAAGAATCCATTTTGTGCCCATCCCTGAAGTCACCAAAACCAAAAGCCAAGAGGAAAATCCAGTCAAATCAGCTAAGTGTCCAAGAAGCAGGCTTACCTCCCACAGAAGGTGGTTTAAATTCATCTTCTGCTTCAAAAGTCAAGAGGAGACGAAAGTTTGGAATCTCTAAAGATAATGCCAGCTTAAAGCAGTTGTTGGATGTCAAGATATTGAAGAATTTAGTTTTGCAAAACAGTTGTGAAGATGATGAACCTGATTTAACCCCTGACGACAGTGAAAATTCAGTTTTGTTGTCACAGAAGAGAAGTATAAAGAGTTTAAAGTTGCCAATCCTTAAGGAGCTTGAAGATTCAACTACTTATAACAAGTTATCAAAATTGCATACAGATACAACTGATGGTGCTGGTAAGGAAGATCTGTTGATCATCAACTCGTGCTCCATTGATGATTCCCATGATGAGACCATAAAATCATTGACTTGTCCAACACCAAGACGACTCAGTTTGGAAAAGATGAAATTAGTCGATCTAAGGGCCATGGCGAAGCAACACAATATGACAAAGTATCATAAGCTTCGAAAGGATGCTCTTGTCCAACAAATAGCTAAACAACTGGGCTGA
- the LOC117919538 gene encoding UDP-URONIC ACID TRANSPORTER 1 produces the protein MSSSASSSSSSPSRRKALFISSLIILWYSSNIGVILLNKFLLSNYGFSFPIFLTMCHMSACAILSYVSIVFLKIAPLQALKSRAQFLKIATLSIVFCASVVGGNISLRYLPVSFNQAVGATTPFFTAVFAYLMTLKREAWVTYVALVPVVAGVVIASGGEPSFHLFGFIMCISATAARAFKSVLQGVLLSSEGEKLNSMNLLLYMSPIAVLVLLPAALIMEPNVLDATISLGKEHKFMWMLLLVNSAMAYSANLSNFLVTKHTSPLTLQVLGNAKGAVAVVISILIFQNPVTVVGISGYTITVLGVVAYGETKRRFK, from the exons ATGTCATCGTCAGCATCATCATCGTCTTCATCTCCATCGAGGAGGAAAGCCTTATTCATAAGCTCACTCATAATCCTATGGTACTCATCCAACATTGGGGTCATTCTTCTCAACAAGTTCCTGCTCTCCAACTATGGCTTCAGCTTCCCAATCTTCCTCACAATGTGCCACATGTCTGCTTGTGCAATTCTCAGTTACGTCTCCAttgttttcttgaaaattgCGCCTCTGCAGGCCCTTAAATCTAGGGCTCAGTTCCTCAAGATTGCCACTCTCAGCATTGTATTCTGTGCCTCTGTTGTCGGTGGCAACATTTCGCTTCGGTATCTCCCTGTCTCCTTCAATCAGGCCGTCGGTGCAACCACGCCGTTTTTCACCGCCGTGTTTGCTTATTTGATGACCCTTAAGCGGGAGGCTTGGGTCACCTATGTTGCTCTTGTACCAGTTGTTGCCGGGGTCGTGATTGCAAGTGGg GGTGAGCCAAGTTTCCACTTGTTTGGATTTATAATGTGCATAAGTGCAACTGCTGCAAGGGCATTCAAATCTGTTCTTCAGGGTGTCCTACTTTCCTCTGAAGG GGAAAAGTTAAACTCCATGAATCTGTTGCTGTATATGTCTCCAATTGCAGTTCTAGTTTTATTGCCTGCTGCACTTATAATGGAACCCAATGTGTTAGATGCCACCATTTCACTTGGGAAGGAGCATAAATTCATGTGGATGCTTCTTTTGGTGAATTCAGCAATGGCCTATTCGGCCAATTTGTCCAACTTCTTGGTGACCAAGCATACAAGTCCTCTGACACTCCAG GTACTAGGCAATGCAAAAGGAGCCGTGGCTGTTGTCATATCAATACTTATATTCCAGAATCCAGTGACCGTTGTTGGGATTTCTGGCTACACAATTACCGTTCTTGGGGTTGTTGCTTATGGGGAAACCAAGCGGagatttaaatga
- the LOC117920962 gene encoding uncharacterized protein LOC117920962 isoform X3, with protein sequence MDWDLWGPSCSQDVIEEDALNEKSCVQVLRVLISKADTEIEELEKDLVILQSELAWAENREWSEICSTSLREKINCLDISIQSLKNENERDINVHLLMRREPAERIHEIIKVLLRRYCLENDEQEQRPVIIIKQSSSDTQEHATNLSDEKKKLSDFDSNIINVGRKESSTTIIERFTIFNSSLKPHGTKENCAEMVKAANITIENSGTDTSNQESGCSSENKKFSNSCFKITKEEVQHSSTPTLDIVILESSLKPEGNRGEVDEKAEPSSIVVEDFSLDALEHSNNNSDEKGKQCKLNTKDDPTVTDDYKILISSLKSGGKRKNYQKVVKPRNVVENSNSDAVRCEIGLDGKKKSYKSISRSDVLTQTNSGGADVKPKISNFPLKTVQEKTVNGSKVAASNKIDSAKSSPRPDKKSMTVQEAVISDNEHSAVNSLSELQDQIQKDTTKLHPEEEGKPQAEKIQKAKTLANDQESILCPSLKSPKPKAKRKIQSNQLSVQEAGLPPTEGGLNSSSASKVKRRRKFGISKDNASLKQLLDVKILKNLVLQNSCEDDEPDLTPDDSENSVLLSQKRSIKSLKLPILKELEDSTTYNKLSKLHTDTTDGAGKEDLLIINSCSIDDSHDETIKSLTCPTPRRLSLEKMKLVDLRAMAKQHNMTKYHKLRKDALVQQIAKQLG encoded by the exons ATGGATTGGGATCTCTGGGGTCCGTCATGTAGCCAAG ATGTCATAGAAGAAGATGCATTAAATGAGAAATCATGTGTACAAGTCCTGAGGGTATTGATATCAAAGGCAGATACTGAAATTGAAGAGCTGGAAAAAGATCTAGTAATCCTTCAAAGCGAACTAGCCTGGGCTGAAAACAGAGAATGGTCTGAAATATGCTCTACTTCTTTGAGAGAAAAGATCAATTGCCTTGATATTTCAATACAGAgtttaaagaatgaaaatgaacgTGATATTAATGTTCATTTACTAATGCGTAGAGAACCTGCTGAGAGaattcatgaaataataaaGGTTCTACTCAGAAGATACTGCCTAGAGAATGATGAGCAG GAGCAGCGTCCAGTTATTATCATCAAACAGTCAAGCTCAGACACGCAGGAACATGCAACTAACCTTTCAGATGAGAAGAAAAAACTGAGCGACTTTGATTCAAATATCATTAATGTGGGGAGGAAAGAGTCAAGTACTACTATCATAGAACGATTTACAATCTTCAATTCATCTTTGAAGCCTCAtggaacaaaagaaaattgtgCAGAAATGGTTAAG GCTGCAAATATTACCATAGAAAATTCCGGCACAGATACTTCTAATCAAGAATCTGGCTGCTCCAGTGAGAACAAGAAGTTTAGCAATTCTTGtttcaaaattacaaaagaGGAAGTTCAACATAGTTCTACTCCCACTCTTGATATTGTAATCTTAGAATCATCTTTGAAGCCAGAAGGCAACAGGGGAGAAGTAGATGAAAAGGCTGAG CCTTCAAGCATAGTTGTGGAAGATTTTAGTTTGGATGCTTTGGAGCATTCAAATAACAACTCTGATGAGAAGGGAAAACAGTGCAAGCTTAACACAAAAGACGATCCTACTGTTACAGATGATTATAAAATCTTAATTTCTTCTTTGAAGTCTGGAGGGAAGAGAAAAAATTATCAGAAAGTTGTTAAG CCTAGAAATGTTGTGGAGAATTCCAATTCAGATGCTGTAAGATGCGAAATTGGCCTTGATGGGAAGAAAAAGTCATACAAATCTATTTCCAGATCAGATGTTTTGACGCAAACAAATAGTGGGGGTGCTGATGTAAAGCCGAAAATTAGCAACTTTCCTCTGAAAACTGTACAAGAAAAAACTGTCAATGGATCAAAGGTTGCTGCATCCAACAAGATCGATTCTGCAAAATCTTCTCCTAGGCCAGACAAGAAGAGTATGACAGTCCAAGAAGCAGTTATTAGTGATAATGAACACTCTGCTGTAAATTCACTTTCAGAACTGCAAGatcaaatacaaaaagatacTACCAAGCTGCATCCGGAGGAGGAAGGAAAACCACAAGCAGAGAAAATCCAGAAGGCTAAAACTCTTGCTAATGATCAAGAATCCATTTTGTGCCCATCCCTGAAGTCACCAAAACCAAAAGCCAAGAGGAAAATCCAGTCAAATCAGCTAAGTGTCCAAGAAGCAGGCTTACCTCCCACAGAAGGTGGTTTAAATTCATCTTCTGCTTCAAAAGTCAAGAGGAGACGAAAGTTTGGAATCTCTAAAGATAATGCCAGCTTAAAGCAGTTGTTGGATGTCAAGATATTGAAGAATTTAGTTTTGCAAAACAGTTGTGAAGATGATGAACCTGATTTAACCCCTGACGACAGTGAAAATTCAGTTTTGTTGTCACAGAAGAGAAGTATAAAGAGTTTAAAGTTGCCAATCCTTAAGGAGCTTGAAGATTCAACTACTTATAACAAGTTATCAAAATTGCATACAGATACAACTGATGGTGCTGGTAAGGAAGATCTGTTGATCATCAACTCGTGCTCCATTGATGATTCCCATGATGAGACCATAAAATCATTGACTTGTCCAACACCAAGACGACTCAGTTTGGAAAAGATGAAATTAGTCGATCTAAGGGCCATGGCGAAGCAACACAATATGACAAAGTATCATAAGCTTCGAAAGGATGCTCTTGTCCAACAAATAGCTAAACAACTGGGCTGA
- the LOC117920465 gene encoding S-formylglutathione hydrolase isoform X2 has protein sequence MEAKPTEISGSKMFGGYNKRFKHFSPTLGCSMTFHVYFPPLPSPSHKFPVLYWLSGLSCTDENFIIKSGAQRVASSEGIALVAPDTSPSAGFYLNATQEKWKNWQMYDYVVKELPKVLSENFAQLDTSRASISGHSMGGHGALTIYLKNLDKYKSVSAFAPIVNPMNCPWGQKAFINYLGGNKADWEEYDATCLISKFNDVSATILIDQGEDDKFLHDQLLPHKFEEACKNAKVPLLLRLQPGYDHSYYFIATFIDHHIRHHAQALNMCFKPLHP, from the exons ATGGAGGCGAAACCAACAGAGATAAGCGGCTCTAAGATGTTTGGAGGTTACAATAAGAGATTCAAGCATTTCAGCCCAACCCTCGGCTGTTCCATGACTTTTCACGTTTACTTTCCTCCTCTTCCTTCTCCTTCTCACAAATTCCCT GTACTTTACTGGCTCTCTGGCCTTTCCTGTAcagatgaaaattttataatcaaGTCTGGAGCTCAACGTGTTGCTTCAAGTGAAGGAATTGCTCTAGTTGCCCCTGATACATCACCAA GTGCTGGATTTTATCTTAATGCCACACAAGAGAAGTGGAAGAATTGGCAGATGTATGACTATGTTGTCAAGGAATTGCCCAAAGTTCTGAGTGAAAATTTTGCTCAGCTTGATACATCAAGAGCATCTATATCTGGTCATTCTATGGGCGGGCATGGAGCTCTGACAATCTACCTGAAAAATCTGGACAAGTATAAG TCAGTGTCAGCATTTGCACCAATTGTGAATCCTATGAACTGTCCGTGGGGCCAGAAAGCTTTCATAAACTATCTAGGAGGCAATAAGGCAGATTGGGAG GAATATGATGCAACTTGCCTGATTTCAAAGTTCAATGATGTATCCGCCACCATTCTAATTGATCAA GGGGAGGATGATAAATTCTTGCACGATCAACTGCTACCCCACAAGTTTGAGGAGGCATGCAAGAATGCTAAGGTTCCACTTCTCCTGAGGTTGCAGCCTGGTTATGATCATTCCTACTATTTCATTGCCACCTTCATTGACCATCACATTCGACACCATGCTCAAGCTCTTAATATGTGCTTCAAGCCTCTTCATCCCTAA